Proteins found in one Flavobacterium channae genomic segment:
- a CDS encoding cbb3-type cytochrome c oxidase subunit I: MKNFGIWLIRIALVLFVLGLFFGHLASESYRITQPKSGVMGFLSLRPLHVSSAYLGIITAGLGFLTLIIAKMKTTRFGSFLQYLHFALWVIALLGIFYSYFTGDFGGREYWEFNPVWALPIFISFIVFLVFYLHQIGFSIKWPVYYWMWLTGIIFFIFTFIENYLWIFPYFRQHFIADMTIQWKVNGSLVGAINQIIYGVAFYLMEKISGDEKSSYQKLSFAMYFLGMFNLMFNWGHHIYLLPTEKYIHYIAYAVSMTEWIILIRIFYKWSQQIKENKQFYYFFPYRFLMASDYWVTINLTLALFMSIPAINLYTHGTHITVAHAMGTTIGINTMIILAGVFYFIKPTFNSAKWRLYGSIAFWIVQVTLLLFLISLIGMGVQRAIWQAGLTSESFSKMSSSSGNWVLLFIILGTILMFSMASFFIYLFIQSWKKNKLNIEE, from the coding sequence ATGAAGAATTTTGGAATTTGGCTCATCAGAATAGCACTTGTATTGTTTGTTTTAGGCTTGTTTTTTGGACATTTAGCTTCCGAAAGTTATCGCATTACCCAACCAAAATCGGGTGTTATGGGATTTTTATCGCTTCGTCCGCTTCATGTGAGTAGCGCTTATTTAGGCATCATAACTGCTGGATTAGGTTTTCTGACATTGATTATTGCAAAAATGAAAACTACTCGATTTGGAAGCTTTTTACAATATCTTCATTTTGCACTTTGGGTGATTGCTTTGCTGGGAATTTTCTACAGCTATTTTACAGGTGATTTTGGAGGAAGAGAATACTGGGAATTCAATCCCGTTTGGGCTTTACCGATATTTATTTCTTTTATTGTTTTCTTAGTTTTCTATCTGCATCAAATTGGATTTTCGATAAAATGGCCCGTTTATTATTGGATGTGGCTTACTGGAATTATCTTCTTTATTTTCACTTTCATCGAAAATTATTTGTGGATTTTCCCTTATTTCAGACAACATTTTATTGCCGATATGACAATTCAGTGGAAAGTAAATGGTTCGCTCGTGGGCGCTATCAATCAAATCATTTATGGCGTTGCTTTTTATTTGATGGAAAAAATTAGTGGCGATGAAAAATCGTCCTATCAAAAACTATCATTTGCCATGTATTTTCTGGGAATGTTTAATTTGATGTTCAATTGGGGACATCATATTTACTTGCTTCCAACCGAAAAATACATTCATTACATCGCTTACGCAGTGAGCATGACCGAATGGATTATTTTGATTCGTATTTTTTACAAATGGAGTCAACAAATCAAAGAAAACAAACAGTTTTACTACTTTTTCCCTTACCGCTTTTTAATGGCTTCTGATTATTGGGTAACGATAAACTTAACCCTCGCGTTATTTATGTCAATTCCAGCCATCAACTTATATACACATGGAACGCATATTACGGTGGCGCATGCTATGGGAACTACCATTGGGATTAACACGATGATTATTTTAGCAGGTGTTTTCTACTTTATTAAACCGACTTTTAATTCGGCAAAATGGCGATTGTATGGCAGTATTGCGTTTTGGATAGTACAAGTTACCTTATTACTTTTTCTAATTTCCTTAATTGGAATGGGTGTTCAACGCGCGATTTGGCAAGCCGGATTGACTTCTGAAAGCTTCAGCAAAATGAGTAGTTCCAGTGGAAATTGGGTTTTACTTTTCATCATTTTGGGAACAATTTTAATGTTCAGTATGGCGAGTTTTTTCATATATCTGTTTATTCAATCTTGGAAGAAAAACAAATTGAACATTGAAGAATAA
- a CDS encoding RrF2 family transcriptional regulator, giving the protein MFSKSCNYAIKATIFIAKHSLEEKKVGFVDISKEIDSPQAFTAKILQILVKAGIIESVKGVNGGFYIPKKRIKKTFLVEIVDAIDGDAVFHGCGLGLSQCSETHPCPVHDKFKSIRDELAHMLETTNLEELALGIKSGETFLKSL; this is encoded by the coding sequence ATGTTTTCAAAATCATGCAATTATGCTATAAAAGCCACTATATTTATTGCTAAACATTCCTTAGAAGAAAAAAAGGTAGGTTTTGTTGACATCTCCAAAGAAATCGATTCGCCACAAGCGTTTACAGCAAAAATTTTACAAATACTAGTAAAAGCGGGTATTATCGAATCGGTAAAAGGTGTAAATGGTGGATTTTATATTCCGAAAAAGAGAATTAAAAAAACTTTCTTAGTTGAAATTGTTGATGCTATTGATGGTGATGCAGTATTTCATGGTTGCGGATTAGGATTATCGCAATGTTCTGAAACACATCCTTGTCCAGTGCATGATAAATTTAAAAGTATTCGAGATGAATTAGCTCATATGCTAGAAACCACGAATTTAGAAGAATTAGCTTTGGGAATTAAATCAGGAGAAACTTTCTTGAAATCGCTATAA
- a CDS encoding TonB-dependent receptor plug domain-containing protein: protein MKKLIVFFLSLSFCFTFSQEADSIKTKELKEVLVVGTKATLHEKQTKTLATLDEFLQKSTKVDLIKRGAYAWEPIINGMATERTVVTIDGMRIFGACTDKMDPVTSYVEVSNLSEAKISSGQQGSCHGSTIGGSIDLKRSQRQFTNSGWEFFVNSGYETNNRQKIIGSAINYADSLFYVDTDVMFRDAENYKAGNDKEVQFSQFRKLNLSTTSGYRLAPNKNIEASVIFDRATNVGYPALPMDVSLAEAFISSVKFNCKPNLEQIDNWETKLYFNTITHTMDDTKRPVVPIHMDMPGWSDTYGFYSKVNGKYKKHQFLANLNSFYNRSVAEMTMYPSDPNENLMFMYTWPDVRTLYAGIYLEDNFEINCHSNLKFTTNLGFHNNNVASDFGLQSLQIFYPEMQASKSRFLKSFSTNYFYNKDGILYGFGMGYGERAPSISEGYGFYLFNSFDGFDYIGNPNLKSEKSLEGNANIGFKNAKWQTKISASYFHIYDYIIGIPDASVAPMTIGANGIKVYTALDYATILSSDFTVSYQLSDFWIWKGQFVYNLGKDNESNGLPFMSPFNYMTSLGFRPGKFSSELQLKGNATQTQYNAFYGEDKTPDYVIVNANFGYKFTFEKSKMILNTGVENMFDANYTTYTDWKNLPRMGRNVFVNLMFQF from the coding sequence ATGAAAAAATTAATAGTATTTTTTCTGTCACTTTCGTTTTGTTTTACTTTTAGTCAAGAAGCGGATTCTATCAAAACCAAAGAACTTAAAGAAGTTTTGGTAGTAGGAACAAAAGCAACTTTGCACGAAAAACAAACCAAAACACTTGCTACTTTAGACGAATTTCTGCAAAAATCAACCAAAGTAGATTTAATCAAAAGAGGTGCTTATGCTTGGGAACCCATCATCAACGGAATGGCAACCGAACGCACTGTAGTCACAATCGACGGAATGCGAATCTTTGGTGCTTGTACCGATAAAATGGACCCAGTAACTTCCTATGTTGAAGTTTCTAATTTGTCTGAAGCTAAGATTTCTTCAGGGCAACAAGGCAGTTGTCATGGAAGTACGATTGGTGGTTCTATTGATTTAAAAAGAAGCCAACGCCAATTTACCAATTCGGGTTGGGAATTCTTTGTTAACTCAGGTTATGAAACGAATAATCGTCAAAAAATCATTGGTTCGGCAATCAATTATGCTGATAGTTTATTTTATGTGGATACCGATGTAATGTTTCGCGATGCCGAAAATTACAAAGCAGGAAATGATAAGGAAGTTCAGTTTTCACAGTTTAGAAAATTAAATCTTTCTACAACTTCTGGCTATCGATTGGCGCCTAATAAAAACATTGAAGCTTCAGTAATTTTTGATAGAGCTACCAATGTCGGTTATCCTGCTTTACCAATGGATGTTTCTTTAGCGGAAGCTTTTATTTCGTCAGTAAAATTCAATTGCAAGCCTAATTTGGAACAAATCGATAATTGGGAAACCAAACTCTATTTCAATACGATTACGCACACTATGGACGATACCAAACGCCCTGTTGTTCCTATTCATATGGATATGCCAGGTTGGAGCGACACTTATGGTTTTTATTCCAAAGTAAATGGAAAATACAAAAAACATCAATTTTTAGCCAATTTGAATTCGTTTTACAATCGTTCCGTTGCCGAAATGACGATGTATCCATCTGATCCAAACGAAAACTTAATGTTTATGTACACTTGGCCTGATGTTCGCACGTTGTATGCTGGAATTTATTTGGAAGATAATTTCGAAATCAACTGTCATTCTAATTTGAAATTCACTACGAATTTAGGTTTTCATAATAACAATGTTGCAAGTGATTTCGGCTTACAAAGTTTACAGATTTTCTATCCTGAAATGCAAGCTTCAAAATCTAGATTCCTAAAAAGTTTTTCCACCAATTATTTCTACAACAAAGACGGGATTTTGTATGGATTCGGAATGGGTTATGGCGAACGCGCTCCGTCAATTTCAGAAGGGTATGGTTTTTATTTATTCAACAGCTTTGACGGATTTGATTACATTGGTAACCCAAACTTAAAAAGCGAAAAATCCTTAGAAGGAAATGCCAATATTGGTTTTAAAAATGCGAAATGGCAAACCAAAATATCTGCATCGTATTTTCATATTTACGATTATATCATCGGAATTCCTGATGCTTCGGTAGCACCTATGACTATTGGTGCTAATGGTATTAAAGTCTATACAGCTTTAGATTATGCGACTATTTTATCATCTGATTTTACCGTAAGTTATCAATTATCAGATTTCTGGATTTGGAAAGGACAATTTGTCTACAACTTAGGAAAAGATAATGAGAGTAATGGATTGCCTTTTATGAGTCCGTTTAATTACATGACTTCTTTAGGCTTTAGACCTGGAAAATTTAGTTCAGAATTACAACTAAAAGGAAATGCTACACAAACTCAATATAACGCTTTTTATGGTGAAGACAAAACACCAGATTATGTGATTGTAAATGCTAATTTTGGTTATAAATTTACTTTTGAAAAATCAAAAATGATCCTAAATACTGGTGTTGAAAACATGTTCGATGCTAATTATACTACTTACACCGATTGGAAAAATCTTCCAAGAATGGGACGAAATGTCTTTGTTAATTTGATGTTTCAGTTTTAA
- a CDS encoding Crp/Fnr family transcriptional regulator, whose protein sequence is MQIDLDLLFTWGAIAKEYKKNEIIFHEEESANFYYQIIDGCVRMYNSNDEGKEFTQGYFKNGQSFGEPPLFIDEVYPSTAVVFKDSKIIKISKEKFLKILEEYPFIQKQFLNLMATRIHTKAKTTKDIVNQKPEFRILAFLNAHKNPDCPKKELVEFTRQEIANFTGLRVETVIRELSKMSKTNKVEIINHKLYY, encoded by the coding sequence ATGCAAATTGATTTAGATTTATTATTTACTTGGGGTGCTATTGCCAAAGAGTACAAGAAAAATGAAATTATTTTTCATGAAGAGGAATCGGCGAATTTTTATTATCAAATTATTGACGGTTGCGTAAGAATGTACAATTCAAATGATGAAGGAAAAGAGTTTACCCAAGGCTATTTTAAAAATGGTCAGAGTTTTGGAGAACCTCCTTTATTTATTGATGAAGTATATCCTTCTACAGCAGTAGTTTTCAAAGATTCCAAGATTATAAAAATTTCGAAGGAGAAGTTTTTAAAGATTTTAGAGGAATATCCTTTTATTCAGAAGCAATTCTTGAATTTAATGGCAACTCGAATTCACACCAAAGCCAAAACTACAAAAGACATTGTAAATCAAAAACCAGAGTTTCGAATTTTAGCTTTTTTAAATGCCCACAAAAACCCCGATTGTCCTAAAAAAGAATTGGTAGAATTTACAAGACAAGAAATTGCCAACTTTACAGGTTTACGCGTGGAAACTGTGATTCGAGAGCTTTCAAAAATGAGCAAGACGAATAAAGTGGAAATTATTAATCATAAATTATATTACTGA
- a CDS encoding fasciclin domain-containing protein has product MKNSIKTLLLASLLITFGCKQGEETTSESTSETTEIPSGGQENVVDENSAPNIVQTAVGSKDHTTLVTAVKAAGLVTSLSNAGPFTVFAPTNAAFDKLPAGTVDGLLKPEKKGDLENILGYHTYVGSLKAEYMQDGQEFDMVFGGKVKITKKDGKTFVNGSEIITSIETSNGIIHVINDVLLPK; this is encoded by the coding sequence ATGAAAAATTCCATTAAAACTTTATTATTAGCTAGTTTACTAATCACATTTGGATGTAAACAAGGAGAAGAAACAACTTCAGAATCAACATCAGAAACTACAGAAATACCATCTGGTGGACAAGAAAATGTTGTTGATGAAAATTCTGCTCCAAACATTGTACAAACTGCTGTAGGAAGTAAAGACCATACTACTTTAGTTACCGCAGTAAAAGCAGCTGGTTTAGTTACTTCGTTAAGTAATGCTGGTCCATTTACAGTTTTTGCACCAACTAATGCAGCATTTGATAAATTACCTGCAGGAACAGTTGATGGTTTATTAAAACCAGAAAAGAAAGGCGATCTAGAAAATATTTTAGGCTACCATACTTATGTTGGTTCGCTAAAAGCAGAATATATGCAGGATGGTCAAGAATTTGACATGGTATTTGGCGGAAAAGTTAAAATAACCAAAAAAGACGGAAAAACATTTGTAAATGGTTCTGAAATTATAACATCGATTGAAACTTCAAACGGAATTATTCATGTTATAAATGACGTTTTACTTCCAAAATAG
- a CDS encoding copper resistance protein CopD, producing the protein MYHHLLLIIHLLAATVWIGGHLILAIRYLPEAIKTKDLDNLKSFKDKFEPVGIPSLITLVITEILMAYDYDVTLVKWFSFSNGIEKVISIKIILFFISLILAISAQLYIFPKLTASKHHYVTILIIVVTFIAISMLVLDSLIRIGGI; encoded by the coding sequence ATGTACCATCATTTACTACTTATTATCCATTTATTAGCCGCAACAGTTTGGATAGGTGGTCATCTTATTTTAGCAATCCGATATTTGCCAGAAGCAATTAAAACTAAAGATTTAGATAACTTAAAAAGTTTTAAAGATAAATTTGAACCTGTAGGAATACCATCATTAATTACTTTAGTAATAACCGAAATTTTAATGGCTTATGATTATGATGTAACATTGGTAAAATGGTTTTCTTTTTCAAACGGAATTGAAAAAGTAATCTCAATCAAAATTATTTTATTCTTTATTTCTTTAATATTGGCTATTTCAGCACAACTTTATATTTTTCCTAAACTTACTGCTAGCAAGCATCATTATGTTACAATTCTAATTATTGTTGTGACTTTTATAGCAATCTCAATGTTGGTATTAGATTCTTTAATACGAATAGGAGGTATATAA
- a CDS encoding group III truncated hemoglobin, whose product MKTDIRNRKDIELLVDTFYDKIKTDAVIGFLFTEIANVNWEKHLPIMYDFWENILFYTGNYNGSPMQVHKDLHNKFPMNPKHFEHWVYLFTKTVDELFEGKKADEIKERAINIANVIKYKTLT is encoded by the coding sequence ATGAAAACAGATATTAGAAATAGAAAAGATATTGAACTTTTAGTCGATACCTTTTACGATAAAATTAAAACTGATGCTGTTATAGGTTTTCTATTTACAGAAATTGCTAATGTAAACTGGGAAAAGCATTTGCCTATAATGTACGATTTTTGGGAAAATATTCTTTTCTATACAGGAAATTATAATGGAAGTCCTATGCAAGTACATAAAGATTTGCATAACAAATTTCCAATGAATCCAAAACACTTTGAACATTGGGTTTATTTGTTTACAAAAACAGTTGATGAATTATTTGAAGGGAAAAAAGCAGATGAAATTAAAGAAAGAGCAATCAATATAGCAAACGTTATCAAGTATAAAACATTAACATAA
- a CDS encoding ABC transporter permease subunit: MNRIIKIILSDIIRNKIVLAYTLILSILSWSSFALEDNSSKGLLTILNVILFTVPLVSILFATIYLYNSAEFIELLLSQPIKRRKIWLSLFFGLSTAMVFAFFIGAGIPLLVNSPDSIGFMMLLNGCLISVIFVALAFLSSILTRDKAKGIGLAIMIWLYFALLFDGMVLFLLFQLAEYPIENMMVGITAFSPIDLARIQILLHLDVSAMMGYTGAIFKDFFGTSVGLIVSFVLLSLWAIIPFFISMRKFNKKDL, from the coding sequence ATGAACCGAATCATTAAAATCATATTATCCGACATTATCCGAAACAAAATCGTTTTGGCTTACACGCTGATTTTGTCTATTTTATCTTGGAGTTCTTTTGCTTTGGAAGATAATTCGTCAAAAGGATTACTAACGATTTTGAATGTGATTTTATTCACAGTTCCGTTGGTTTCCATTTTATTCGCTACGATTTATTTGTACAATAGTGCCGAATTTATTGAACTTTTACTAAGTCAACCCATCAAAAGAAGAAAAATTTGGCTGAGTTTGTTTTTCGGATTATCAACGGCAATGGTTTTTGCGTTTTTTATAGGTGCTGGAATTCCGTTGTTAGTCAATTCTCCTGATAGTATTGGTTTTATGATGTTGCTCAATGGTTGTTTGATTTCAGTCATCTTTGTCGCTTTGGCTTTTTTGAGTTCGATTTTAACCCGAGATAAAGCAAAAGGAATTGGTTTAGCGATAATGATTTGGTTGTATTTCGCACTATTATTCGACGGAATGGTTTTGTTTTTACTGTTCCAATTAGCTGAATATCCAATCGAAAATATGATGGTTGGCATCACCGCTTTTAGTCCAATAGACTTAGCTCGAATTCAAATTCTTTTGCATTTAGATGTTTCTGCCATGATGGGATATACAGGAGCAATTTTTAAAGATTTCTTTGGGACTTCGGTTGGATTAATAGTTTCATTTGTGCTATTGAGTTTGTGGGCAATTATTCCGTTTTTCATTTCGATGCGAAAATTCAACAAGAAAGACTTGTAA
- a CDS encoding ABC transporter ATP-binding protein, translating into MIEIKELQKKFGKFEVLKNINLSCKKGECIALIGPNGCGKTTLIKSVLGMVLPDSGAIHFNGNSVLGEYLYREKIGYMPQIGRYPDNMTIGQIIEMIKKIRNSSDNLDEDLLHAFELEKMFDKQMRTLSGGTTQKVSAVLAFLFNPDVLILDEPTAGLDPLAAEVLKEKIIKEKEKGKLILITSHLLSELDDLITEIIFMQEGKVHFHQKVEELKETTGEEKISKAIAKILKNKQNEPNH; encoded by the coding sequence ATGATTGAGATAAAAGAATTGCAGAAAAAGTTTGGAAAATTTGAAGTTTTAAAGAACATCAATCTTTCTTGTAAAAAAGGAGAATGTATCGCTTTAATTGGTCCGAATGGTTGTGGAAAAACCACTTTGATAAAATCAGTTTTAGGAATGGTGTTGCCAGATTCGGGTGCGATTCATTTTAACGGAAATTCTGTTTTAGGTGAATATTTGTATCGCGAAAAAATTGGCTACATGCCACAAATTGGAAGATATCCCGATAACATGACAATTGGTCAAATTATCGAAATGATAAAAAAGATTCGAAATTCATCAGATAATTTGGATGAGGATTTGTTACATGCTTTCGAATTAGAAAAAATGTTTGATAAGCAAATGCGCACTTTATCTGGTGGAACTACGCAAAAAGTAAGTGCTGTGTTAGCCTTTCTTTTTAATCCAGATGTATTGATTTTAGACGAACCTACTGCTGGTTTAGATCCGTTAGCGGCTGAGGTTTTAAAAGAAAAAATCATCAAAGAAAAAGAAAAAGGGAAATTGATTTTGATTACGTCGCATTTACTAAGTGAATTGGATGATTTAATTACCGAAATCATTTTTATGCAAGAAGGGAAAGTACATTTTCATCAAAAAGTGGAAGAATTAAAAGAAACTACAGGTGAAGAGAAAATCTCAAAAGCGATTGCCAAAATTTTAAAGAACAAGCAAAATGAACCGAATCATTAA
- a CDS encoding nitrous oxide reductase family maturation protein NosD: MKKISFILFLLFFSIGKAATIQVGANFPVKKIKQALALAKDGDTVLVHSGIYKEGTILINKKIYFIGKNFPVLDGQHKKEVLSINANDVVVKGFKVINSGHAALDDPCGIRVYDKNNVIIQGNILDNNFFGIYLQNSTNCVVKNNSIKAYGKAEQLIGNGIHCWKSSNLQIIGNTINGHRDGIYFEFVTQSVIWRNIASNNIRYGLHFMFSNDDAYITNVFKNNGAGVAVMFTKNVKMFNNYFEENWGDSAYGLLLKEISDSYIFNNRFARNTSGIYMEGTSRIKVEKNSFESNGWGMKIQASCMENEIVNNNFLKNTFDISTNGSLVLNTFNANYWDKYEGYDLDKDGMGDVPYHPLSLFAVLTENTPSAMLLYRSFMITLLDKSEKVLPSITPNNFVDNKPLMKSLPL; this comes from the coding sequence ATGAAAAAAATCAGTTTCATATTATTCCTATTGTTTTTTTCAATTGGGAAAGCAGCTACTATTCAGGTAGGCGCCAACTTTCCAGTAAAGAAAATCAAGCAAGCCCTTGCATTAGCAAAAGATGGTGATACTGTCTTAGTACATTCGGGCATTTATAAAGAGGGAACGATTTTAATCAATAAAAAGATTTATTTTATTGGTAAGAACTTCCCTGTTTTGGATGGCCAACATAAAAAAGAAGTATTATCTATCAATGCCAATGATGTGGTGGTAAAAGGATTCAAAGTAATTAATTCTGGACATGCTGCATTAGACGATCCTTGTGGAATTCGTGTTTATGATAAAAATAATGTAATAATTCAAGGAAATATTCTCGATAATAATTTCTTTGGAATTTATTTACAAAACAGCACTAACTGTGTTGTTAAGAACAACTCAATTAAAGCTTATGGTAAAGCAGAACAGCTAATAGGAAATGGAATTCATTGCTGGAAAAGTTCTAATTTACAAATTATTGGAAATACAATTAATGGTCATAGAGACGGAATCTATTTTGAATTTGTTACACAATCCGTTATTTGGAGAAACATTGCGAGTAATAATATTCGATACGGACTACATTTTATGTTTTCAAATGATGATGCTTATATAACCAATGTTTTCAAGAACAATGGAGCAGGAGTAGCCGTAATGTTTACTAAAAACGTGAAAATGTTTAATAACTATTTTGAGGAAAATTGGGGCGATTCAGCTTACGGATTGTTACTAAAAGAAATCTCCGATAGTTACATTTTTAATAATCGTTTTGCTCGAAATACCTCGGGAATTTACATGGAAGGAACGTCTCGAATCAAAGTTGAAAAAAACAGTTTCGAATCGAATGGTTGGGGCATGAAAATCCAAGCGAGTTGTATGGAAAACGAAATCGTAAATAATAATTTCTTGAAAAACACATTCGATATCAGTACCAATGGAAGTTTGGTTTTAAACACGTTTAATGCGAATTATTGGGACAAATATGAAGGTTACGATTTAGACAAAGATGGAATGGGTGATGTGCCTTATCATCCGCTGAGTTTGTTTGCTGTGCTTACCGAAAACACGCCTTCCGCCATGTTGCTGTATCGGAGCTTCATGATAACACTGTTAGATAAATCTGAAAAAGTATTGCCTAGTATAACACCTAATAATTTTGTAGATAATAAGCCTTTAATGAAGTCACTGCCGCTATGA
- a CDS encoding nitrous oxide reductase accessory protein NosL codes for MKKIVLLFSSIFIISCVSNEPNPIKLNVDNCDFCKMTISNGKFGAELLTKKGRYYKFDDLSCMLSYAKESKDVQVQSFFVNDYTKDNVLIPAEQTFYLRGGKINSPMRGNFAAFATDKEREDFQKQLNAEMLTWEQVFTMY; via the coding sequence ATGAAGAAGATAGTCCTTTTATTTTCGTCGATTTTTATAATTTCATGTGTTTCGAACGAACCTAATCCTATTAAGTTAAATGTTGATAATTGTGACTTTTGTAAGATGACAATTTCAAATGGAAAATTTGGTGCCGAATTACTTACAAAAAAAGGTCGTTACTATAAGTTTGATGATTTATCTTGTATGTTGTCATATGCAAAAGAGAGTAAAGATGTTCAAGTACAATCTTTCTTTGTTAATGATTACACAAAAGACAATGTTTTAATTCCTGCGGAACAAACCTTTTATTTAAGAGGAGGCAAAATTAATTCTCCTATGAGAGGAAACTTTGCTGCTTTCGCAACAGACAAAGAGAGAGAAGATTTTCAAAAACAATTAAATGCTGAAATGCTAACTTGGGAACAAGTTTTCACTATGTATTAA